A DNA window from Moorella thermoacetica contains the following coding sequences:
- a CDS encoding AtpZ/AtpI family protein, with translation MAAKKRNYWDYARYTNMAFSFGITLTAGVLLGFYGGSWLDRRLGTSPWLMLAGVLLGIGTGFHSIFSELRALEKDLKNRETDAQDKGKPH, from the coding sequence ATGGCTGCAAAAAAACGCAATTACTGGGATTATGCCAGGTATACCAATATGGCTTTTTCCTTCGGCATAACCCTGACGGCAGGGGTTCTCCTCGGTTTTTACGGGGGGAGCTGGTTGGACCGGCGCCTGGGCACTTCTCCCTGGCTGATGCTGGCCGGCGTCCTGCTGGGCATCGGTACTGGCTTCCACAGTATCTTTAGTGAACTGCGGGCCCTGGAGAAAGATTTAAAAAACAGGGAGACCGATGCTCAGGATAAAGGTAAGCCCCATTGA